AAGATTTTAAAAATACAGGCTCTACGCCGACTTCAACACCGTCCTCATCCCGCTCAGCATATCCAAGCATCTTCACGTGATAGCCGAACTGTTCTGCAAGTTCAATATCCTCTGTCGTAATGGACGTCATCCCCCGTACTTCCACATCATCGAGGAACACTTCCATTGAAAATGCGAGCGTTGCGAGAATCGCCATTTTTCTTGCTGCATCAAGACCTTCTACATCAGAGGTTGGATCACTTTCTGCAAAGCCAAGTTCCTGAGCTTTCTTTAATGCTTCGTCATATGACCAATTTTCTTCCTTCATCTTTGTCAAAATGTAATTTGTTGTTCCGTTTACAATACCCATGATCGTGGATATTCTGTCAGAAGCAAGGCCATCCTCTAATGTTCTGATAATCGGGATCCCGCCTGCCACACTCGCTTCATAATAAAGATCCGTTGCATTGTCACCTGCAAGCTTTAACAGCTTATGCCCGTGTAGAGCCATCAAATCCTTATTCGCTGTAACGACTGCTTTTTTAGACTGTAGCGCCTGTTCAATTGCTTCATGTGCACCTTCAATGCCACCCATAACCTCTACAATGACATCAATCGTCGCATCTTCTAATACTTCATTAATATCTGTCGTTAAAATACTTCCATTTAAATCGGCGGCCCGGTGCTTATCCAGGTCTCTCACCGCAATCTTTTTGATTTTTACTTTTGCTCCGAGTTTTTGTGACAGCTGCTGCTCGTTTTCACGGATCATTGTCGCAACCCCGCTGCCTACCGTTCCAAACCCAAGCATTCCGATGTTAATCTCTTTTGTCATAATCATGCACCTGCTTTCACACGTCTCTGTTCTTTTTAAAAAGACATTTGTTTTTGATATACGGACAATTATAGCGTTGCAGCAGACCAGTGACAACCCAATTTCCTGTTTTTTTCTGAATAATTACAAGTAAACGGTTACATTTACGGACCATAATCATACTGGAAACTCCTATTCCGTTATGAGATGATAAATACATTAATACATAGGAGTGAACGTTTTGGTCAAAATAATGAATATCGCAGCGACTGCAGGTGGTATCGGCATATTAAATATCCTGTTAATGCTGGTATTGGATACAGGATTTATAGAGATTTCCCTGCTCGCTGGAATCATCGGAATCGTAGTTGTCCGGTTTTTCACATCACCCGGTAATTACGCCAAAGCTAACCGTGCACCCGTTGAAACAGGATTGATGACGGTACAGCTGAAAGAGCAAAAGAAAGTGGTCTATCCAAAAACCATTGAATGGACAAGTATCGTCTATACAGCAGTATCTCTGGCAGCAGTGATTGTGCTTTATCGGGATTACTTCTTCACTTAAAAACCGGCATGGACCGGTTTTTTTGTTTGCACCCGTTTAGCGTGGTATTCATATCGGGTAAACAATGAAGATGCAGAGACGGGACAAGGAGCATATAACATGATGAATGAACCATGGTTTTTAGCTATATTGGACACACGGGCTTATGAGTATGAGCATTACCGCTACAGCGTTTGTTTTATTAATCAGTCAGATCAGATCATTAACGGAATTGAATATACAGCTAAAGGCTCTATAAAAGCCTATAACCGGACGCTGTCAGAAGCGGAGGAAAGTCGCAGCCTTGGAGAATTAAAACCGCAATATGTTGTTGAAATCGAACACATACCGAAAAACGGATTTATTGAGGACATGAGTTACACCTTTACAATCCGTATCGGGGACCGGACAGAGGAAATTACCTACATTGTTCCGAAAAATCTGTCAGGCGCAGCTTATTCGCTATTTGATTTACCCGTCGTTCAGCAGAGAGGGTACATTTTCCCTCCAAACAGACCAGATACAGGAGTGAAATAAATGAAAAACAGACTCGAAAACGGACGGCTGCTGCCGATCTCAAGTAAACCGAACAACGTATCAACCCAAACAGATCAGTCAGATAAAAAAATGGAGCCGCTGCCTTACAGAGGTAGCAAAGAAGATTCAAAAGCAAGATTGAAAAAAATCCTGCATGCGAATGAAAAGATCACGATCAAGAATGAATCGGAAAACATGATTTATGCAATCGAAACATCATCTTTCTTCCGGTTCAAGGATGATATTGATTTTTTATTTGATGATGAAAACCAGGTGATCCATTTTCGTTCAGCCTCAAGAACCGGCTATTCGGACATGGGAGTAAATAAAAAACGGATGCAGAAAATCACTGAATTGTATATGGAGGAGATTTAATGGAACGGTATCAGGTTGTCGTAATTGGTGGCGGTGCAGCAGGTATGACTGTCGCATCAGGCGTTGCATCACTCGGAGCGAAAACAGCGTTAATTGAAAAGAAAGATTCCCTCGGTGGCGATTGTCTCCATTTCGGATGCGTGCCGTCAAAAGCGTTAATCAAAACGGCTAATATGGTGAGCGGTATGTTCACAACAGCTGAAGAGCTTGGATTTACAGTGAATGGCGATCTGAATTTTGAACAGGTTAAAAACAGAGTGAACAGCGCAAGAAATACGATACAGGAACACGACAATACAAAACGATTCACTGATATGGGTGTTGATATTTATTTTGGTGGCGCATCATTTGAATCAAGCCATGAGATTAAAATCGGCAACGGTGAAACGATCTATGGAGAAAAGATTGTTATTGCTACAGGCTCCCAGCCCGTCATTCCGCCTATTGAAGGACTTAAAGATAGCCCGTTTGTGACGAATGAAACCATTTTCGACCTCCCTTCCCTGCCAAAGAGGCTCGGGGTAATCGGAGGAGGAACAATCGGTTTGGAAATGGCTCAGGCATTCTCCCGCCTTGGATCAGACGTGATGGTTTTTGAAGGAGCAGGTCAGATCTTCACAAAAGAAGACCGCGATATTACACGCTTTATGCAAAACGAATTAAAAAATGAGTTTACAATTGAGCTGAACACCACTGTAAAACACGTAAGCTATGAAAATAATGAGTTCGAGCTTACAGTGGCAAAAGGATCCGGCACTGAGACAGTAAAAGTTGATACCCTGCTTGTTGCAGCGGGAAGAAAGCCGGCCATAGATGCTCTTGCGTTATCTAAAGCAGGCGTTGAGGCTGTTAAAGGCTTTATTAAAACGGATGCTTCCTTCCGGACTTCAAGAACGCATATTTTTGCTGTTGGTGACACAATCAATACGCTGCCTTTTACACATGCGGCAGGTGAAGAAGCGAAAACCGTTGTTTCAAATGTTCTCTTTGGCTTGAGAAATTCACTTGATCATTCAACAACACCATGGGTAACTTTCACGACCCCTGAAGTTTTCCATCTCGGAAAAACTGAGCAGGAGGCCGAAGAAGCCGGAATCGAATACAAAGTTTACAGAGCTCACCTTGACGAAGTGGACCGTTTCGTTACCGCACACGAATCAAGAGGATTTGTTAAGCTGATCACAGACAAAAAAGGCTACATTATCGGTGCACATGCCGCCGGAACAGAAGCTGGAGAATGGATGCAGCTTGCTGTATTCGCCATGAAAAACAAAAAGAAAATCGG
The nucleotide sequence above comes from Jeotgalibacillus aurantiacus. Encoded proteins:
- a CDS encoding homoserine dehydrogenase, which encodes MTKEINIGMLGFGTVGSGVATMIRENEQQLSQKLGAKVKIKKIAVRDLDKHRAADLNGSILTTDINEVLEDATIDVIVEVMGGIEGAHEAIEQALQSKKAVVTANKDLMALHGHKLLKLAGDNATDLYYEASVAGGIPIIRTLEDGLASDRISTIMGIVNGTTNYILTKMKEENWSYDEALKKAQELGFAESDPTSDVEGLDAARKMAILATLAFSMEVFLDDVEVRGMTSITTEDIELAEQFGYHVKMLGYAERDEDGVEVGVEPVFLKSSHPMASVRNEYNAVYVYGDAVGETMFYGPGAGSMPTATSVVSDVIAACRNLLLGVAGSRNIDYVNERKLKSQDQQKAQFFHRLLVKDEVGVFSELTSIYGRYGASLGSIIQRPGEKAGEAEVILITHPVSRKNHNGIIDELNQSSFVQKIISQYRVEGGEPR
- a CDS encoding DUF1499 domain-containing protein, whose amino-acid sequence is MKNRLENGRLLPISSKPNNVSTQTDQSDKKMEPLPYRGSKEDSKARLKKILHANEKITIKNESENMIYAIETSSFFRFKDDIDFLFDDENQVIHFRSASRTGYSDMGVNKKRMQKITELYMEEI
- a CDS encoding dihydrolipoyl dehydrogenase family protein, whose amino-acid sequence is MERYQVVVIGGGAAGMTVASGVASLGAKTALIEKKDSLGGDCLHFGCVPSKALIKTANMVSGMFTTAEELGFTVNGDLNFEQVKNRVNSARNTIQEHDNTKRFTDMGVDIYFGGASFESSHEIKIGNGETIYGEKIVIATGSQPVIPPIEGLKDSPFVTNETIFDLPSLPKRLGVIGGGTIGLEMAQAFSRLGSDVMVFEGAGQIFTKEDRDITRFMQNELKNEFTIELNTTVKHVSYENNEFELTVAKGSGTETVKVDTLLVAAGRKPAIDALALSKAGVEAVKGFIKTDASFRTSRTHIFAVGDTINTLPFTHAAGEEAKTVVSNVLFGLRNSLDHSTTPWVTFTTPEVFHLGKTEQEAEEAGIEYKVYRAHLDEVDRFVTAHESRGFVKLITDKKGYIIGAHAAGTEAGEWMQLAVFAMKNKKKIGSLSRMVYSYPIKAGALQKAADLYWREKLFDGPLPKLTKKFFELKFRATSSGHEKTENDPELN